A part of Candida albicans SC5314 chromosome 2, complete sequence genomic DNA contains:
- the IFF6 gene encoding Iff6p (Putative GPI-anchored adhesin-like protein; opaque-specific transcript; macrophage-induced gene; Hap43-repressed gene; Spider biofilm induced) yields MLLKQIFLPFFVLFNAINAIDIYQNQVSRGTIDLSIGAITIHSGAYWSIIDNAISALVGTLTVQQDAGFYITGLNPLLGLQVELLGVLNSIKNDGIVSFNGLNSLVGPIYNLVGLSFQNNGEFYLSASGVAPPVFSITAADWHNNGLLVLAQAKRTSALANLGFPTGSIENQGSICLFGTAYQQLTSITGSGCISADRDSTIYIFSSLLPIATTQTLYLADRASSIVIQPVTLPATYTVRGFGNGNKVGISLPLLSVPLLGQPAYSYDPSSGVLTLRGLGVGLLSQRFQIGTGYDSSLLEIVTDDGAGLPTTLLGSVRYNGPVPNNAVPASCNCKYVPPSPGTDESSSLSSSTSEQSSSSATSVSASETSDTSSTQESSLSSEVSSTQEPSSSTPEPSSSSETSSTQESSSTEGPSSSTDSSTEASSSESSTAPSSSAEASSSTESSTEEPSSSTEGPSSSQESSSSEESSTQEPSSSTKESSSTEGPSSTEESSSTEGPSSSTDSSTDITSASSTDEQSSSGTGQSSTEDEPIDSTESDTSSATDSSTATDSSATNTDTNSESTDSSTATDTSSTDSNTASSTETNTDVTDSSTDSNTGATESSTATDTNTDATDSSTVSETGATDSSTATDTNTGATESSTDSNTGATDSSTATDTNTSATNTDTNTGSNTATNTDDNTATDTSSTETNTATNTDGTETNTGTTETNTDTSASNTDDNTGSNTATNTGGTDTNTDTNTGGTDTNTGTNTGGTDTKTGTNTATGTNTGATETNTATNTNGNGTNTNTGATDTATNTATGTNTNTGATDTNTNTNTGATVTNTATNTGDVSATKDIPSPTSTDEGSNNGGGSNNGSGSNNGSGNGSGSGSGSGNGSGDGSNNGSGNGSDNGSGSGNGSDNGSGSGSGSDNGSGSGSGSGSGSGNGSGSGSDNGSGSGNGSGSGSGSGSGSDNGSGSGSNNGSGNGSGNGSGSGSDNGSGNGSGSGSGSGSGNGSGNGSGSGSGSGSGNGSGSNNNNGSGSGSGSGNGQDNGIITSSIGQPGSSTSTQGPSSSNSATIPEQANSGNHIKFTLFNGLLIGLVPIVFM; encoded by the coding sequence atgttattgaaacaaatattCTTGCCATTTTTCGTATTATTCAATGCAATTAATGCTATTGACATTTACCAAAATCAAGTTTCAAGAGGTACTATTGATCTCTCAATTGGTGCCATCACCATTCACTCAGGTGCTTACTGGTCTATCATTGACAATGCTATTTCCGCTTTGGTTGGTACTTTAACGGTGCAACAAGATGCTGGGTTTTATATTACTGGACTTAATCCCCTTCTTGGATTACaagttgaattattagGAGTTTTGAACTCAATCAAAAACGACGGTATTGTTAGTTTTAATGGGTTGAACAGTTTGGTTGGTCCAATTTATAACCTTGTTGGTCTTAGTTTCCAAAATAATGGTGAATTCTATTTGAGTGCCCTGGGGGTTGCTCCTCcagttttttcaatcacTGCTGCTGATTGGCATAACAATGGTTTATTAGTTCTTGCTCAAGCCAAAAGAACATCAGCTTTAGCTAATCTTGGTTTCCCTACTGGTTCTATTGAAAATCAAGGTtctatttgtttatttggtACCGCCTACCAACAGCTTACTTCCATCACTGGTAGCGGTTGTATTTCCGCTGATAGAGATTCCACAATCTATATTTTCAGTTCACTTTTGCCAATTGCCACTACCCAAACATTATATTTAGCTGATCGCGCATCCTCAATTGTTATTCAACCTGTGACTTTGCCTGCTACATACACAGTCAGAGGATTTGGGAATGGTAACAAGGTTGGTATCTCACTTCCATTGCTTAGTGTTCCACTTCTTGGTCAACCTGCTTACTCCTATGACCCATCTTCTGGGGTTCTTACTTTGAGAGGATTAGGTGTTGGATTGCTTTCACAAAGATTCCAAATTGGTACTGGTTATGATTCAAGTTTGTTGGAAATTGTTACTGATGATGGTGCTGGTCTCCCAACTACTTTGTTAGGTTCTGTTAGATACAATGGACCTGTTCCAAATAATGCAGTTCCAGCCTCATGTAACTGTAAATACGTCCCACCATCCCCAGGAACCGACGAATCATCTAGTCTTTCCAGTTCAACTAGTGAACAATCATCAAGCAGTGCTACTTCTGTATCAGCTTCAGAAACTAGTGATACCTCATCTACTCAAGAGTCATCCTTATCAAGTGAAGTATCTTCTACCCAAGAGCCATCCTCATCTACTCCAGAACCATCTTCATCAAGTGAGACATCTTCTACTCAAGAGTCGTCATCTACTGAAGGTCCGTCGTCATCTACTGATTCCTCAACTGAAGCTTCTTCTAGTGAATCATCAACTgcaccatcatcatctgcTGAGGCCTCTTCTTCTACCGAGTCTTCAACTGAGgaaccatcatcatctacTGAGGGACCTTCATCTTCACAAGAATCATCCTCAAGTGAAGAATCATCTACTCAAGAACCATCATCTTCTACCAAAGAATCATCTTCTACCGAAGGTCCATCTTCCACTGAAGAGTCATCATCTACTGAAGGTCCATCGTCATCTACTGATTCTTCAACAGATATTACCTCAGCTTCTTCAACAGATGAACAAAGCAGTTCTGGTACTGGTCAATCATCCACTGAAGACGAACCAATTGACTCTACTGAGTCTGATACTTCCAGTGCAACCGATTCTAGTACTGCTACAGACAGTAGTGCTACTAACACCGATACCAATAGTGAATCCACAGACTCTTCTACTGCAACAGATACCAGCTCTACTGATAGTAATACTGCTTCAAGTACCGAAACTAACACAGATGTGACTGATTCTTCTACTGATTCTAACACTGGAGCTACTGAATCTTCCACAGCTACTGATACCAACACTGATGCTACTGATTCTTCCACTGTTTCTGAAACCGGTGCTACAGACTCTTCTACTGCTACGGATACCAATACTGGTGCTACAGAATCTTCTACAGATTCCAACACTGGAGCCACAGACTCTTCTACTGCTACGGATACAAACACAAGTGCTACTAATACAGACACTAATACTGGCTCAAACACTGCTACTAATACAGACGATAATACTGCTACTGATACTAGTTCTACTGAAACCAACACTGCTACTAATACAGATGGTACTGAAACCAATACTGGTACTACTGAAACTAACACTGACACAAGTGCTAGTAATACAGACGATAACACTGGTTCAAACACAGCTACTAACACTGGTGGTACCGATACCAATACTGACACTAATACCGGTGGTACTGATACCAATACTGGTACTAACACCGGTGGTACTGATACAAAAACTGGTACTAACACTGCTACTGGTACTAATACTGGTGCTACTGAAACCAATACTGCTACTAATAcaaatggtaatggtaCAAATACTAACACCGGAGCTACTGATACAGCCACTAATACAGCTACTGGTACTAACACTAACACTGGAGCTACTGACACCAACactaatactaatactGGAGCTACTGTTACAAATACCGCTACTAATACTGGTGACGTGAGTGCTACAAAAGACATTCCAAGCCCTACTTCTACTGATGAAGGTTCTAATAACGGTGGTGGTTCCAATAATGGATCAGGATCAAACAATGGATCAGGTAACGGATCAGGTAGTGGTTCAGGTTCAGGTAATGGTTCAGGTGATGGATCCAACAATGGATCAGGTAATGGTTCCGACAATGGATCAGGATCAGGTAATGGTTCCGACAATGGATCAGGATCAGGTAGTGGCTCCGACAATGGTTCAGGTTCAGGTTCAGGTTCAGGTTCAGGTTCAGGTAATGGCTCAGGTAGTGGCTCCGACAATGGTTCAGGTTCAGGTAATGGATCAGGTAGTGGATCAGGATCAGGCTCAGGTTCTGACAATGGATCAGGTAGTGGTTCCAACAATGGCTCAGGAAATGGATCAGGTAATGGTTCGGGCTCAGGCTCTGATAATGGATCAGGTAATGGATCAGGCTCAGGATCTGGAAGCGGATCTGGTAATGGATCTGGTAATGGATCTGGCTCAGGATCTGGAAGCGGATCTGGTAATGGATCTGGCtccaacaataacaatggGTCAGGCTCAGGCTCTGGTTCAGGTAATGGACAAGATAATGGAATTATTACCTCATCAATCGGTCAACCAGGTTCATCAACCTCAACTCAAGGCCCATCATCTTCCAATTCAGCAACTATACCTGAACAAGCAAATTCAGGAAATCATATCAAATTCACATTATTCAATGGATTATTGATTGGATTAGttccaattgttttcaTGTAA
- a CDS encoding uncharacterized protein (Protein of unknown function; repressed by alpha pheromone in SpiderM medium), with the protein MNCLIKDFLKLPLIREELIDAHPHFIALLRRPHLDSNFGQRIFNGDYLKKNFDRQEFENNRHMLNSNYKFKPKPRPKPKSSPEPEPEPEPEPEPEPKVKEISLDNIEFASFGNANASVRPHSGARSHGARPHGARTFVVDEYDTVPLSMNLNCF; encoded by the coding sequence atgaattgtttaataaagGACTTTTTAAAATTGCCATTGATTAGAGAAGAGCTTATTGATGCACATCCGCACTTTATTGCCCTCCTTCGACGTCCACATCTCGACTCAAACTTTGGTCAACGAATATTTAATGGagattatttgaagaaaaattttgacagacaagaatttgaaaacaatagGCATATGCTTAATTctaattataaatttaaacCTAAACCTAGACCTAAACCTAAGTCCAGTCCCGAGCCCGAGCCCGAGCCTGAACCTGAACCTGAACCTGAACCTAAGgttaaagaaatttcacttgacaatattgaatttgcCAGCTTTGGTAACGCTAATGCTAGTGTAAGGCCTCATTCTGGTGCAAGATCTCATGGTGCAAGACCTCATGGTGCAAGAAcgtttgttgttgatgaatatgATACAGTCCCACTTTCGATGAATTTAAACTGTTTTTAA